From a single Bos indicus isolate NIAB-ARS_2022 breed Sahiwal x Tharparkar chromosome 11, NIAB-ARS_B.indTharparkar_mat_pri_1.0, whole genome shotgun sequence genomic region:
- the LOC109565630 gene encoding olfactory receptor 1N2, with protein MGKPSRVNQTTLSDFLLLGISERPEEQTLLFVIFLGMYLVTMMGNLLIILAITSDPHLHTPMYFFLANLSITDACFTSASIPKMLVNMHTQSQSISYSGCFAQLYFLLVFGGLDNLLLAVMAYDRYVAICQPLHYSTAMSPQLCALMLSICWALTNCPALTHTLLLTRVAFCAHKAIPHFYCDPSALLKLACSDTRINELMIITMGLMFLTAPLLLIVLSYVRISWAVFGISSPGGRWKAFSMCSSHLTVVLLFYGSLMGVYLLPPSTHSAERESKAAILYMVIIPMLNPFIYSLRNKDMNEALSKLFGSGKTIFLS; from the coding sequence ATGGGAAAACCAAGCAGAGTGAACCAAACCACCCTTTCAGACTTCCTCCTTCTAGGGATCTCTGAGCGGCCAGAGGAGCAAACTCTCCTGTTCGTCATCTTCCTGGGCATGTACCTGGTCACTATGATGggaaacctgctcatcatcctggccaTCACCTCTGACCCTCACCTCCATActcccatgtacttctttctGGCCAACCTATCAATAACAGACGCCTGCTTCACTTCTGCCTCCATCCCCAAAATGCTGGTCAACATGCATACTCAGAGTCAGAGCATCTCCTATTCTGGGTGCTTTGCACAGCTGTATTTTCTCCTCGTGTTTGGTGGCCTTGACAACTTACTTCTGGCAGTGATGGcatatgaccgctatgtggccatctgtcagccacttcattacagcacAGCTATGAGTCCCCAGCTCTGTGCACTAATGTTGAGCATATGCTGGGCGCTAACCAACTGTCCTGCACTGACACACACACTATTGCTGACCCGTGTGGCCTTCTGTGCCCACAAGGCCATTCCCCACTTCTACTGTGATCCCAGTGCTCTCCTGAAGCTTGCCTGCTCAGATACCCGCATTAACGAGCTGATGATCATCACCATGGGCCTCATGTTCCTCACTGCTCCCCTCCTGCTGATTGTCCTCTCCTATGTCCGCATTTCCTGGGCTGTGTTTGGCATCTCATCTCCTGGAGGGCGGTGGAAGGCCTTCTCGATGTGCAGTTCTCACCTCACAGTGGTCCTGCTCTTCTATGGGTCTCTTATGGGTGTGTATTTACTTCCTCCATCAACTCACTCTGCGGAGAGGGAGAGCAAGGCTGCCATTCTCTATATGGTGATTATTCCCATGCTGAACCCTTTCATATACAGCTTGAGGAATAAAGATATGAATGAGGCTTTGAGTAAACTCTTCGGCAGTGGGAAAACCATCTTTTTATCATGA